The segment cTGTCATACTTCCAATTTAGTCAAACTACCAGAGCCTGCATTTGCCttcttctttactttttcttctgcatTCCTTTTTACACAGAATATGCCATGACTACTgttctaaaatataaatatgaatcgAGTAACTGATTACTCAAgctttgtaaaatgtttgctgTTCATTTTTCCAACCCCTTCAAATGAACTAAGTCATGCCAACAGTGCTTGAACAGACAATGCACTGAAGTTGGTATAATCATGGTAAAATAAATCCCAGCAGAACAACTGTCATGGTATGTTAGCaaagtcttatttattttgatatagACATCTGTCAGCTCTACTTTCTTAGATGTATGTATTGAGAAAGAAGATGGAGTTAAGCTGAAATTGATcaagtttgcttttattttcatcaataaatttatatttacaaaaaggtccatctattctattcttaattcagttttattttattaatataatgCAATGACTGCCCGGTGCTGGTGATGCAATGAGGGGCCAAAACAAACTCTTTCAACACTACAAACGTAATAAACCATCTCAATAACCGTCATCACAACTGTTAGAATGAGTTTATGGTGGCGAAGAAGAAAAACGAGGAAAAGGAACagccagcaaaaaacaaacaaaaaaaaaaacaaaaaaaaaaaaaacagcatgctCTTCACCAAGCCTTGAATAAAGCCAGTAAATACAGCCACGACTACCTGAGGGCAAAGGATATCACGCAAAAATGGAGTATTGCCCTGGATAACCAGCCATTTTCATTCATGGAATTCATAGGTTTTCAGAATACATGAAGTCTCGCCACACTGTCCCCAGTCGGAGGTATTTTTCTGACGTACCAGAGTTGCAAATGGCAATTTCTAACATCATTGAGAAACTAACTGCAAACTGCACTTGGGTGAGTTTTACCACAGACATTTGGACATCAAGTGTTAGCCCTGTTAGCATGCTAAATGTTATGAAGTGACACCTGTAATGGTAGTCTGTTAGTCAGAGAATAGTTTTGCAGAGTCTGGTGCAAAGTGCACACAGAAGAGACATACAGACTGTCAGGATGTATTGATTCTGTGTCCTGCAATAAAGTTTGTTTACAAAAAGAAGAACCCATCTCTCTTTGTGGCAAATGGCGCCAATGACATGGAAAAGAAATGAGCTGTCCTGCTGAGTAATATGAGCGCCCAGACCAACGCGCTAATAAGGAACCTGCTCATTTCGGACATGCCGATGGCACAAATGATGAAACCATAGCACTGGGGACCTGAACAAGGGAAGCTTTTCCATAAGTCAAAAGAACTATTTAAATCAGTGTGTTAGTACACTATGACGAAAAGAATGAACTGATACTTTTCTGTGACACACCTTCCTATAGTGTGAGAGAAGTGTTAGCTCACTGTATGCCAGGTGGTCAGGAAAAACCTAATGGTTTCGCATCCCACACATTTACTGTGTAACAAAAGAACTACTTTCAGGTTGATAATAAAGGATTAGCTGTTATTTCCGGTCTGCAGTATTTTCATTTGCATTGTTTTATAAGTATTGTTATGTTCATAAACAATGGTAATGCTGATGGTCTGAGTCGTCTCCCCCTGCCAGAGAAACCCACTGAGTCGTCATCATCAGAGGAACATGAGTTAATGCTGGATCAGAAGCAGTCTGCCTTGATGACATCAGAACAGCTACAGAAGTGGACCACTAAAGATGCGAGTACATTCTGAGAATGGCCCAAAATCCAGGACTGTGAGTGTGTCTCATTACTTGAGTGCACTAGAATGTAGTGCACGCTAAGCACTttcttctgtagtgcacactatcgtgggaaAGTGTTTATCCAAATGGAACACTGGCGTTTTGCACTTACCAGTAGTAACGTACTAGCATTTGACTGCGATTCTTCTGCCCGCCAAAAATATCTACTTTCCTACCCgtgattttactttcttttgtttacccCTTTTTTTAATCCCAGATGTAAACTATGTCACATCCAACGCTGACGCAGGATCCTTCTCCTATTGGCTGAATATGAGTTGGAAAGTATGTtcgtttatttctttttttaatgtatataatGGCAGTCGCTCTGTTAATTAGGTTACCTTTTCAGAGACAGCCCGTCTAACTAAGTTCTTTGCAAGAAGTTACATAAATAAAcgtaaaatctaaaataaagttCACATACATATTTCCATGCCATCATCTTtcatgctattaaatgccttttaaggGCCTCATTTGTGTCGTAGATTCAACTTGTTTAGATGTACGAGTTCAAGCAATTCAAAACACTAGTGAAACAGCTTTAAGATATGCAAAGAGATCTTTACTGAATTAATGTACGTTACATTATATACATCTGTTTTAACTGGTGCTTATACTGATGCAGTGCACATCTGGCAATAGGAAATCGATCATACTCATAATACATACTGACTGTCAGGATGTGTTGACTCCATGTTCTGCAACGAAGTTAGTTTCCAAGAAAAAGACATCTCTCCATTTATTTCATGATATCACGCTAAGCATTACAGCACAATGGATTGACAAAAACTTTTTGTGCAGAGGATCCTACACTGCAGCTGTTTTTGAAGACATGCTCAGAAAGTGGAAAATTCCAAAGGAGAATGTGCATGTTGTGGTGAGAGACAATGCGCTTAACATGACGAAGGCAATGATGGACTGTCAAGTTTGCCGTGCATGACACAGCTTGCAGTGAACGAAGGTGTACTGTCTCAGCACAGCATTGCAGATGTGGCCGTGGCAAAGAAAATTGTCAGGCACTTCAAGCATTCACAACTTGCCTGCAGTCGACTTAAAGTTGTACAGAATGAGCTTGGGATGCCCATTAAAAGGCTACAAGATCACCTGGTGCTAATCAACTTTTTATGTGATGCAGAGCCTGGTGGAGCAGAAGAGGGCTTTGGGTGCATATGCGGATGATTTTGATTTTTCCAGTGACTCTGACAGCAAATAAGCAAAGAGAAATCAGTTCTGCACATACCTCTGTTTCAGAGGTCAATCCAGCGAGGGTGGCACTGATTCAGCTGCTGGGCAGGACAAGTTAGTCAGACAGTGGTGTGCAAACAGCCAAAGGTAGGTGGCTTTCTATTAGAAGCTGTCTATGCTTGTTTTGATGGTGTGCAAGCAGAGCTCTTTATGCTATTGCAACCATGCTAGATGCAAGATTCAAAGATCATTATGTCAACAGTGAAATGAAGGAGGGAGCAAACAACCTGCTACTGAATGCCGCCAATGACATGGCTAGCAGCGTCAAAGATGGTGGTGAGAATGTAGATGCAAGTACAGGAGGCCTTCCACCAAAGAAGAAGGACCGAACTAGAACACTATTGGACATAGATGAAGAAATTATTAAGGGGAATGTTTTCCCAGAACATGCCTTCACTCAGCAGGGCCAGGCTCATATCGTGGCAACGGCAACATGCCGTGGCACTTACTGCAAATGCCACAACCAGCCGCGAGTTGCAACAGGCTTTCAGAGCCTGCCGGCGCTGTTGCCACAGGCTAAATTGTCATAACCATTGACAACTGTAGTGGCACAGAATTGATTGCTGGATGTACAGTACAGTCGCAGTTCTTTAGATGTTAGTGGACTGAACGAAGGAGAGTGCCTGCAACCTGCACCAGATATGACATAAAACTGCCCAATGTTAAAACCAGATGGATAATAAAACTACTATTCTGTGTAAGTTCAATGAGAAGGTTGTGTACTTTTACTTCTAGTCTTATTTGCTGGCATATAAGTTGAACCctttacttttcatttcataATTTCTGCCTCAGTATCATactatacatacaaacatacatacatacacatatatatacatacatacacacatacatatacatatacatacatatacatatatatacatatatacatatacacatatacacatatacatatatatatatatatatatatatatatatatatatatatatatatatatatatatatatatatatatatatatatatatatatatatacatatatacatatacacatatatatatatatacatatatatatatatatatatatatatatatatatatatatatatatatatatatatatatatatatatacactttttTCCACCCTTTCCAAAACATACCTTTCTAATAACATAATTTTCATGGAATTGAAAGATTATTTTTGGCTCTTCCCAGTCTCTTTTGAACTCATCACTCTTCTTTGAAGCTCATCTGTGCTCCACTGATGGTGCTTTTCTAACCTCCACCAAATCTAACGCTCGAGTGATGTTGGTACCAGTGCTGCCACCCTTCACCACCACTTCATCTGTCTATTTTATTTCTACCTCCATCTCTGACTGCACCTTTCTCTGGGTTGACTGGGAATTGTTAATAGAAGCACCCATAGTCTCTTTGTTTCGAGACGATGGCAGAAAACAAAGCACTTTAACTCAAAAACCATCAGAGGCCACATCGATATTGATTTCCGTGGCAAGacacacttatatatatatattgggcTCCATTAGAGCTAACAGACAGGTTAGGGCACCACTCTAAACAGACGCAGATCTACCTTCACATATAGATGAAATTGGACTCAGTGTCAATTTATCTTGAATTACTCTGCAATTGGGGCAACAGGGGGCAATAGAGTCACTCACACTGTAAGTAACGGGTCCCAAGGGGGCTTCATATGGAGTTgccatctttttaaatgttgtgaaaaatgtttctcaaattTTCATACAAGGAAAATACAGTATAAAGCAACAATGTCCTtaagttattttgtattttgctgACACAACTTTATGTTCCACAGGTTTGTTAAGCCATATGTTTACATCAacagaaaaattatatttttcccTCTGTCActaagaaaaagagagaaaaagcaacAGTCCAATGCAGTCTATCTCACACTTCAAGATTTTAAGCTTGATTTTTACTTTACAGGCAAATGGTAAATCCATAGTTCTAGGAGCGGTCATCATTAACTACGTTGGTCACTACACAAATGCTTGCAGATATGCTCCAGCTTCAGAATATCAGGCTAACTTGAAATACAATCAGAGGATGTTGGCAAGATAAAAGTCAGTAAATGAGAAAGTTCATCACATAAAAGTGCAAGCTATGAGGTCAGGGCTAATGCAGTTACGAATACCCAGAGAAGGTAAGTAACAATTGTACAACAAACATGAGAgaaatgagatgaaaatatgttgTGCTTCAGAAACTAAGTAGAATATGCTTTGACGATGGTGTTTCAGAGCGCAATAACGCAATAGAACGGAGACGAAAACTGCAAGTTCTCTTTTACAaccaaaacagttaaaaaaaacaacaatctaCCTCCTAATTTACTTAATTATCCAAAATATCTGTCCTGACGACAACTGAGAAAACACTGGCAGATAATTATTAAGtcaaaattaaatatacaagttaagaaaaaagaaacatatgatttaaaaataaagaaataggaGAAGATTGAAGAACAACAGTACATATTTAACTCTATTGATTTCACTCCTTCTATTCTACCTAATTTTGTATATTACTGCCAGATGGGTCTAGTTTTATGTTGTCGCTCATGTCTATAGTCCAGCCCACAGGACAGCTGATGAGGGCTAAAGAGGGAATTAGCTACCCACTCAAAGGCTCTGCTCTGATCCTTCAGGTCAGTTTTGGTCCCTCCGGCTCTTGAGCAGGACAGAGTAACGCTGGTTTGTGAGGATTTGGGCAGATTTAAATTTGCAAGGGGAGGGGGTGTCTAATGCATGTGTTTGGATATAGACACATGAGGCAGAATCTATGGGCAGACCATGAACAAGGGGAAAGTCAAAAACCTGGGTAGCTCCCTAGCTAGTTTTATCTCCTGACGATTACACTTTGAGTACTACAATTCAAGGCTAAAATCTGCATTCTCCCAGGTGACATCCAGTCCCAGCTTGAGATATATCAGTCAATGTTACCAACGCTGCAGCAAACACATAGCTCTCAAATTGTGGTTTTCACATTTTCCCTGCAGACAGTAGAGGCATTAAGATGAGCttataaaatatgtatatatcaTTTTAGCCAGATACAATGACaaatataatgtataatatCATTTCAGCTTTCCAGTGAAGCTATAACACTATAAAAGCAGAAGAGGTTATGATGAATGTACATTACaataagagaaaaagaaagataaagttaattttaatatttttagcctcaaaaacaaagtcaaacatCTGAATTGCAAGACACTTGATCAGTATTATTGCAAGTGTATTTTACCaaatttggttaaataaaataaaaacgaaAGGAACCAACACGTTAAATTTGTTACTGTATTTTGCTGATACAAGTTTTCAGGTTGGAGTGTCAATCTTCCACTAGATGGCAATAATGCATAAAGAAAACCCCCCTGAACTAGGTTGCTGAGATAaaatacaagataaaaataCCTTATTATAGCAGCAACCAAGCACACCTTTTGGGTACATAACAACCTTgcaagaaaaatgctttatacAAATTTTCAGTGGAATTATCTCTAAGAGGAGATTCAGTaaagagcagtgggctgccatgtttcagcGCCCAGGGAACAGTTGATTCACTTAGCTGAGATGAATATAATGATAGTAATGCAAGTCTCTTTCATTTATTGAAATACCTTTTTTCTTTAGTGAGTGGCTCAGTAATAATCCTGTATCTCATGTTGATCCTCTGTGCTAACACAACCATGCTGGTACCCCTTCTTACAATCTGCATCAGAAAAAGTTTGTTATCTTTACTTGATttgcaaaaagattaaaattataATAGAAACACTTGAGTGAAACAAGTGGagacaaatatttttcaaatatgCCAACGTATATgacaaatgttaatattttaaagtcagATTTAATAAACTCAATAACAGTGACTTCCAGTTCACATCATCACTACAAACCAACACCTTAAACTGAATACATTCAGTTTAAGTGCACAGAGTAGATTAATTTAGCAGCAGATCAAGGTGGAGGGCTGGCAAATAATCAAATGAGACTTAACAGACAGCAAATGATCCAGCTGTTATATCTTATACATCCTGGATGGATGACAACATTTACTGCAATGAAATGGGACAGACTGCCAAAAAAATCGCTGTTTTCTACTTGGTCTGAATAGACAAAGTTGTCAGTGATTGTCATTTTTAACAGTTATCATAACTTAACACATTAAATAGTTCAAATAACAGCAAATACACATTATATTTAACCAAGAATCACATTTTTCCATATTAACTCAGCTTGATGAAAGATCACATGTTTGCATTCCAGAGCCTACATTTAATTATATTAGTGTCGAGTAATATAAGACAACTTTTGCAACAAGCTTTAACTGCTATTGCCAACAATAAATGTATAGGTTTCCAAATTAACATACATGGATGTCCATTTTATTACTGCTATCTACGAAGATAAATCGCACCTTTGTCCACCTCCACTATTCGACAGCGTGACATTTCAAAACAGCTATTAACATATTTGAATTTAAACGTGACTTGAATATCAAATTATTAGTACTGTTTCAAATAATATAACACAGGGGACATGAATAGAAAACTAGCTGattgtatgcacacacacaggtcaaCTTTTGTTGTAGCGCCACTGGCTAGCTAGATAAACAAACGTTTAAACTCACATTTCCAGGTTtcaattacaaagaaaaaaaaaagaagtaaagaaaaaaatatgttaattgTATCGGAATGTCTGTAGTGACCATGAAGTTTATGACAATAACGGAACACCACTGTTTGCAGTCAAGCCAGTTAACTTTAAGTCAAGCTAGCACCTCACcttttgaaatatatttaagtTGTTTAACACTTACCGTGACTTTTTTGGGGGCTGTCACATTCCACGGCTATTCCCATATCCGGtcagaataaaatattaaaactgacACATATTAACGGAGAGTTTTTAATCTGGCAAACTGACTAACTGGCATTTGGAAGCGGGATCATTTTATAGTcaggtgttacaccaaaatctgtgacctatcagaatctgtgaccacggGGGGCGACAGTGTACATTTCTCTACATGTATTTCTTGTCTtgaaagtcttgaaaacacttggATTgtagtctgagttcattataatgcaggtataGTAAAGTTACACAttctgatggctatcagaaatggtTACCTTGGTCACTCCGTTTTATAGCCTGGACTCTTAACATAATGTGACCCTCACATTGCCACAATCACAGAGGTCACTATTTCAGATAGCCATCAGAATgtctttactgtacctgcattataataaaCTCAGACTTAAATACAAGTGTTTTGAAGACTTCGCTCGTCTTCTAAAGCCCCTTTTATGCtcaacgcagaagacggatacgcagacagacAGTTCggtctgtttcctgttttcaggTAACTTATCTgacgcttgacgcagaagacgcaATCTCACTGAAAATCACGGTGGCAGTGCTGACCAGAATACCAGACCTGCGATGGTGTAAGTATTTAGCAGTAGtacttaattaaataaataaattcatcaaAAGTAAAGGCTAAAAGTTGTGGAAATTCGTATTTTTTACCTTACATAAATGTGTAGGCAGGATGTTAACGTGTGAAAGAAAAGCACAGTTGTGGAAAGAAAATTCAGTGGACAATGTACTGAAATAGTGCACAtaggaaagaaagaaactagTTTATTACAACACAGAATGCAAGTTCTTTGAAAGGTCttaatgaatggatggatgaattagTCTAAAGCTTTATTGCACAAAACACCACTAGAGGGAGGTAAAGTGAAAAAGTGAGgactctttcttctttttacttttagaagCTCATTACTTCAAATTATTCTTTAGTCATCAGTCATTTACCAACAACCTGTATCCAACACTGACACACACTGACTTTAGTGATTTGGTTGGTGGACAGTATGTTGGCTATCTTGAATTGAATTTGTTCTGGCCCTTCTCTAACTAGAAAAACTTCTAGCTCAGCATTAAAATGCGTTGTTACTTTTAGCACCAAGAAACTGATGTTTAACTAATATATCAGCAATGTCATGagaacacagacaaaaaaaaaataaacaccacAGGTCAATTTTTTTGCACACTTTGTTCACATGTTAAGTTTCTCAGCAACAATTGTTTTCTGACAGTGAAATAGCGCAAATGCACAATAGCACAACAGACACCAGTAAGGATACATACTATTTTTCAATACAGCAGATTTTGACAATTTgtatgttggatttttttttttttttttttttccatgtgcaAAACACGAATATGTTTGCCTTTCATTTATGCATTCAGTGTCCAACAAACTGGTAGGGACCCTTTAACACAAATGTGTTAGAAATTCAATGGCAATTTCCCAAAGTGTGGTCGGCAACTTCTGCAAGCACAAGAAGAGAGGTGAAGCAGAGCACTGACAGCATCCGTTTCCAACCAAGGCCAGGTGCAGTATGTTCATCTTAGTCTGTCATTCCAATCAGCCTTGTTCTGTCAttcatacttttttattttttcaattatCAGCCATTCTGGAAGAAATTCAGCCATACTGTAAACTGGAGCAGGTGttgaacatgtttgttttgttttgttttttttgataTGCATATAATATTAAGTGAAACATGGCCTAAGACCTGAGAAAATTACTACATTTCACAATGTAAGACAAAGACGATTCAGTGCTGTTCACCCCATCAGTTTACTCAGACCACAAGCACTTCAGCTTCACTCACTCACCAGTGTCTCCAACTTTATCTTTTACAGAttaaaccaaaacaataaacacTAACAGACAAAAACTCAGATGGGTCACGTTAATTCTGACACCATCCATCTTCATatgtaccttttttttcccaataataaataaagatgctcGTGGCAGATgtaatcttttttaatttgacatattttaggttttaaaaagtatttactGATACGGGGAAGTTTAAAACTTGAGATGGCTTTTGATCATGGTCGCGCTGCTTTCTCAGGATTCCTCAAGAGAGACATCACCTCCAATGaggttcttttgttttttcttttttttttttttagatctgcACATTAGTAGTAATGCTCAAGCACAAACACCAACCATTTCATGATCCTCCCACCCCCACCATATCCCAAATGCCCCAGCCCCCGAGCCAAACCTGTCATCCTAACCCATTCATCCCTCAACTCATTGGTCCCACTCACCATTTCCCACTCCCTTATCTTTATCCAATCATCTCCCTTTCGCCCATCCTTTGGCATTTTTCTACTCGCTTTTCTTGCTAAGAGCCATAGCCGATGATTTGGACTTGCCGAAGTAGGCTTCAAAGAAGAACTGGACAAAGAGCACAAAGTAGCTGAGGTACATCAGGGAGGACCACACAATGTTCTGCATGTGGGATGGACACTCCTGGCCTTGCTGCATCCACGAATACACCAGGTAGTTGACCACACAGCCCATCAGCATCTGGGTGATCTGGGTCAGTGTGATGAACATGGCGAATTTGCGAGACACCTTGAAGCCAGCTGCCCGCAAGGCGTAATAAGAGTACATGACTGCATGGACCAAGTAGTTCATGGTCATGAACCATCCGCCGCCAGCCACCATGTCTTTGTATGAGTACCAGGAGTAGAGCAGTACGGTAATGTGGTGGTACCAGTGGAGGAAGATGAGCTTCTGTTTCCTCAGGACGATGAAGAGAGTGTCACCTATCGGTAGGAGGGTAGAAGTTGGGAGTGGGTAAAATGagacaggaaaagaagaaagatggtTAGCATTTATCCActcaaaaataattaattatggCTGTAACCCAAGTTGCTGTCAAATAAAGATAGTAGCTAAATAAGCTTTGTTTAATCACAAGGCTTTTGGCAGACAGAGAAAACACAATGTTTAACAAAAAGGCAGCGTGctaagtaagaaaaaaataagaggtACTAAAGAAAACTGACTGTTCTCATCAAATGACCACTGCAGTTCATGTTATATTattcacaacagaaaaaagaccctaatttaaatttttgttgttgctaGAAATGCAACAGTCACAACTGTTGTGGGAAAGAAGCCCCTCTCCAACAGgaaaatgaatgcaatgaaaCTAAATATCTGAGTTTATTTGAGGTTACACCTCATGAGGGAGCGTTCAGACACCAACAGCGCTCTTGAAATTATTCATGCAGTCTGTGACACAGTCCCAAGATCACCAAGGTTACAGACAGCACAggaatgacaacaaaaaaatacatgGATGGAGCTGAGAAGGCAACAGAAATGGATTACAAATCTGGAAGGAGAATGTCACCAGACCTTCCCTACTCAACAGAATACTAGGGGGAAATGTCAAAATCtaatttttaaatgcatcaaGATGTGGAAGATTctgaattaattaataaatgtcaTTAATGGTGTTTCTATATGTTCAATGATACGATAATGTTGATAGAATGTAAAAGGTGGAACTTAAAAAAGACGTGAACCACATGCAAAAACTGTACTATGCACAAGATAGCTAACATGAAATATTACCAGCACCATCTGCATTAAAATCTAAAGTATGGAGACACTTTGCTTTCTATGAAGTTGTGGAACAAATGTTACCAAGGAGTCACATTTCCATTTGGTGTCAAAACCAGGGTTTGTGaagtattttaataataatgataataataaatcattttttgcAATTTTCCAGCCAAGATACAAAGTACTATCTGGgaaacatttacacacagttTTCCCCTAACTCTACAAGGGTACTGAAACCGTGGTTATGGACACCCCTGAGAAATCAAATAGGATAGTTTCAATTACACAGGACTCTACATTAACTTTGTTGATCACCAGCCAACTGAGCTGGTCAGTTCCTAAAGTTACCAGCCAATTAGAATTTCCACTGGTCATATATTTTTTGAAGAAAACAAGACAAGTTATGTTATACATGTTTccttaaactttttttgttcatgtgCTTTTCATGAAAGTGCCAAACAACAATAATTTCTTAGCATCCTCTATTGTTTAAATttcactcctcattcagctgcactttgttcaggcaATAGCATGTAAATGACACTGTGCATACTAAAGTAAACTGACCATTAAGTTTTCATTTAACCCCCTCCCCAACCAAATTTAATTTGAACTCATTTGGCTTGGTTAATTTAATGCCCTGTTCCACTGACGTGTGTTGCATCAATGTGTTGTCTGGTTTTGAAAcggtttttattttagatttatgtatatatatatatatatatatatatatatatatatatatatatatatatatatatatatacacacacacacacacacttgatcAAAAATGTCTTTGGGaagaaacaaactgaaatgaCTGGATCTGTATGATAACAACGTGTTGTGTTTGTGCTTAATGTGAATGTTTTAAATTGTCATTCTTTTTCTATACAGCTTATTTCAATTCAGGGTCATAGGTAAGCtggagaggcagggtacaccctggacaggtcaacaGCCAACACGTTTTAAACTGGctattagcaggtgagaggcagggtacaccctggacaggtcaacaGCCAACACGTTTTAAACTGGCATGTCATTATTAATTTCaccaaggtggaggtcatgtattcgtCTGCATTgatttatctgtctgtctgttagcaacataacataaaagttatggacggattttcaggaaatcccagaaatggaataagaaacaagtgattagattttgggggtgatccggatcaccacgTAGATCCAGGCATTATTTTAAAGGATTGTTTACTATggggatcattttgccattagGGCTTTTAACTagaaaataatgcccacaatcaaaggcaaaaacaaaaattagaaTAGCGTGGCGGAGATCTGCGccctctgagtgcttctagtttgtttttgtttctaagCCTTAAGAGGTAAAGAGTGACTATTCAGCCTCTGGTTTTCAGTCTTGACATGATTGTCTGGACAGTCAACGAGTAAAAGAGCAAAAAGAGCTGCCACCATTCGTTCCCGCAGACAGGAAGAGCTGCTCAGAGTTTAGGCCAGGTGTTCAACCACCAGAGAGACAAAGatggcaaaaacagaaaatagattCTCAATGCCAATAAATTCCTGAAAAATAAACCTCTGATTTATTGCTTTATCAGGTTATTATAGATCTACATTTTGTGAGGAAGTTGAAAACATTAGGTTTTTCAGTGGTATTTAAATATGTagacaaaacattatttatgcattattaggactttaaaaaggaaattcAGTGTGTCTGGAAACATTTGCTAAGAGCACATGCATAAAACTGTGGTACTGAAATTAATCCAAGCAATACTGTGTAATGAGTAAAAATAATGTTAGCTCGTAGGCTACTTTCACAGAGGTCTTAGATCTAAATAGGCTAGtgttctgttaatttttttaaatatgtggctTGTTAACAAgttgatttaaatttttatccTTTCAATACACTTCGATGGGCTCTTGTAAGCATCTGCAAagcacactgaaaataaaaagaatcgATGCCCTGGAAAAGGATAACAGGACCAAAGGCCCTTTATGTTTCTAAATATCCAATATCCATGCTCTAAATAGAACTGCTCTaagatttttcttatttaacctCA is part of the Melanotaenia boesemani isolate fMelBoe1 chromosome 7, fMelBoe1.pri, whole genome shotgun sequence genome and harbors:
- the elovl6 gene encoding elongation of very long chain fatty acids protein 6, coding for MSVLALQEYEFERQFNEDEAIRWMQENWKKSFLFSALYAACILGGRHVMKQREKFELRKPLVLWSLTLAVFSIFGAIRTGSYMMYILMTKGLKQSVCDQSFYNGPVSKFWAYAFVLSKAPELGDTLFIVLRKQKLIFLHWYHHITVLLYSWYSYKDMVAGGGWFMTMNYLVHAVMYSYYALRAAGFKVSRKFAMFITLTQITQMLMGCVVNYLVYSWMQQGQECPSHMQNIVWSSLMYLSYFVLFVQFFFEAYFGKSKSSAMALSKKSE